In the Oncorhynchus tshawytscha isolate Ot180627B linkage group LG17, Otsh_v2.0, whole genome shotgun sequence genome, one interval contains:
- the LOC112217057 gene encoding lysine-specific demethylase 7B, with product MAAAPLYCVCRQSYDVSRFMIECDLCNDWFHGSCVQVEEHHAVDIDVYHCPNCEPQHGPSLMKKRNNWHRHDYTEQDDGTKPVQAGTSVFVKELQNRTFTSGDEILQWMPGEQVTQRYLESHGWQYPIAVSNIEGLGLRLPQPSFSVKDVEQVVGGDKVIDVIDVARQADSKMKLKEFIKYYYNPHRPKVLNVISLEFSDTRMADQVVVPDVAQNMSWVENYWPDDSFFPKPFVQKYCLMGVKNSYTDFHIDFGGTSVWYHVLWGEKIFYMIKPTQANLALYEAWSSSPNQSEVFFGDKVDKCYKCVVQQGTTLLIPTGWIHAVLTSQDCMAFGGNFLHNLNIGMQLRCYEMERRLKTPDLFKFPYFEAICWYVAKNLLETLKELREDNCPPQTYLVEGVKSLISPLKTWLKREVTEPTSEVPDHIRPNRLIKELTKEIRYLEEDQASSGGTNKPVKSHGSGGGQCPATRSTLERVCPARQARRAARRLREQQEQGPKVPSNLEILELHTREVLRRLEVGPLEEDPTFCPPVHGKFNMVSTASAAAAENPDTHLRLTLHNGRIIRDARRPGSSTASSPVKAGSERSSVGQLKSREEMKTESDQEQQHSTMGGEEKPGHLRGIERVKTELREEASGHSDVSDMDSDSDSNTQQNTSSEEDSGSSQSDDDDDEERGSSQRAAGHTIELDQTDLNLRHKHKPLKRERPTSPSTEEAIQGMLSMAGLLCPSKPDEVATSQEPWWSSPSRGSPERREQHQRRVAGDKSPMDSQGNSSSEAWDNQGPLSLGALSHDASPEADNYQYCDPSMSPPLHPSKRHASNSPPISNQATKGKRPKKGMATAKQRLGKILKMNRHNGVFV from the exons CTGTGTCCAGGTGGAGGAGCACCATGCGGTGGACATTGACGTTTACCACTGTCCTAACTGTGAACCCCAACACGGACCCTCCTTGA TGAAAAAGCGCAACAACTGGCACAGGCATGACTACACCGAGCAGGACGATGGCACCAAGCCAGTGCAGGCTGGCACCTCTGTGTTTGTCAAGGAGCTCCAGAACAGGACCTTTACCAG tggGGATGAGATCCTGCAGTGGATGCCTGGGGAGCAGGTGACCCAGAGGTACCTGGAAAGCCACGGCTGGCAGTACCCCATCGCTGTGTCCAACATAGAGGGACTGGGACTCAGGCTGCCTCAACCATCCTTTTCTGTCAAAGATGTGGAGCAAGTTGTCG GCGGTGACAAAGTCATTGACGTCATCGACGTGGCCAGGCAAGCAGACAGCAAGATGAAGCTGAAAGAGTTTATCAAGTATTACTACAATCCTCATCGGCCCAAGGTGCTCAACGTTATCAGCCTGGAGTTCTCTGATACCAG gatGGCAGATCAGGTGGTGGTACCTGACGTAGCTCAGAACATGTCCTGGGTGGAGAACTACTGGCCAGATGACTCCTTCTTCCCCAAGCCCTTTGTCCAGAAGTACTGCCTCATGGGGGTTAAGAACAGCTACACTGACTTCCACATAGACTTCGGCGGCACCTCTGTATGGTACCACGTTCTCTGG gGTGAGAAGATATTCTACATGATCAAGCCGACCCAGGCCAACCTTGCACTATACGAGGCGTGGAGCTCCTCCCCCAACCAGAGTGAGGTGTTCTTCGGGGACAAGGTGGACAAGTGCTACAAGTGTGTCGTGCAGCAAGGAACCACGCTGCTCATccccacag GATGGATCCATGCCGTCCTCACCTCTCAGGATTGCATGGCGTTCGGAGGCAACTTCCTCCACAACCTCAACATTGGCATGCAGCTCAGGTGTTACGAGATGGAGCGTCGTCTGAAGACTCCAGACCTCTTCAAGTTTCCCTACTTTGAGGCTATCTGCTGGTATGTGGCCAAGAACCTGCTGGAGACCCTGAAAG AGTTGCGAGAAGACAACTGCCCGCCCCAGACCTACCTAGTGGAGGGAGTGAAATCTTTAATCAGTCCACTGAAAACCTGGctgaagagagag GTTACGGAGCCCACCAGTGAGGTCCCGGACCATATCAGGCCCAACCGTCTCATTAAAGAGCTGACCAAGGAAATCCGCTACCTGGAG GAAGACCAGGCCAGCAGTGGTGGCACCAACAAGCCAGTGAAATCTCATGGAAGCGGTGGAGGCCAGTGTCCGGCCACGCGCTCCACGCTGGAGAGGGTGTGCCCGGCCCGTCAGGCACGGCGGGCAGCCCGGAGGCTCCGGGAGCAGCAGGAGCAGGGCCCTAAGGTTCCCTCTAACCTGGAGATCCTGGAGCTGCACACCAGAGAGGTGCTCAGGAGGCTGGAAGTGGGCCCtctggaggag GACCCTACCTTCTGTCCCCCGGTGCATGGGAAGTTCAACATGGTGTCCACCGCCTCTGCCGCTGCTGCTGAGAACCCAGACACACACCTGCGTCTCACGCTGCACAACGGACGGATCATCCGAGACGCGAGGAGACCAGGTAGTAGCACGGCTAGCAGCCCAGTGAAGGCGGGGAGTGAGAGGTCGTCCGTGGGCCAGctgaagagcagagaggagatgaagactgAGTCAGACCAGGAACAGCAGCACAGCactatgggaggagaggagaaaccagGCCACCTCA GGGGTATTGAGAGGGTTAAGACTGAACTCAGGGAAGAAGCCTCAGGACACTCCGACGTGTCGGACATGGACTCGGACAGTGATTCCAACACACAG caAAACACCTCTTCTGAGGAAGATTCAGGAAGCTCCcagagtgatgatgatgatgatgaggagaggGGCTCATCCCAGAGGGCCGCAGGGCACACCATAGAGCTTGACCAGACAGACCTGAACCTCCGGCACAAACACAAGCCACTCAAAAG AGAACGTCCTACTTCACCCAGCACAGAGGAGGCCATTCAAGGCATGCTGTCCATGGCTGGCCTGCTGTGCCCCTCCAAGCCAGACGAGGTCGCCACTTCCCAGGAGCCGTGGTGGTCCAGCCCGAGCCGAGGCTCGCCGGAGCGCCGAGAGCAGCACCAGCGTCGTGTGGCGGGGGACAAGAGCCCCATGGACAGCCAGGGCAACAGCAGCAGCGAGGCCTGGGACAATCAGGGGCCCCTCTCCCTTGGGGCCCTGAGCCACGATGCCAGCCCAGAGGCCGACAACTACCAGTACTGTGATCCCTcaatgtctccccctctccacccctccaaaAGACATGCCTCCAACTCCCCTCCCATCAGCAACCAGGCCACGAAAG GCAAGCGGCCCAAGAAAGGAATGGCCACGGCCAAGCAGAGACTGGGGAAGATTCTGAAGATGAACCGACACAATGGCGTCTTTGTATAG
- the LOC112217056 gene encoding NADH dehydrogenase [ubiquinone] 1 beta subcomplex subunit 2, mitochondrial, with protein MSSLGRAMGVLRAGMQLLTRGPQKIVTRKAGGGPHIEAQYRQFPQLTKSQTFQAELLSSAMWFWILWHCWHDPDAVMGHFPWPDASEWTDEELGIPADDEE; from the exons ATGTCTTCTTTAGGAAGGGCCATGGGTGTCCTTAGGGCCGGGATGCAGCTTCTTACACGTGGACCTCAGAAAATAGTAACCCGAAA AGCTGGTGGTGGACCACACATAGAGGCCCAGTACAGGCAATTCCCACAACTCACCAAGAGCCAGACATTCCAAGCTGAGCTCCTCAGCAGTGCCATGTGGTTCTGGATCCTGTGGCACTGCTGGCATGACCCAGATGCAGTGATG GGTCACTTCCCATGGCCTGATGCATCCGAATGGACAGATGAGGAACTGGGGATCCCAGCTGACGATGAGGAATGA